A stretch of the Ensifer sp. PDNC004 genome encodes the following:
- a CDS encoding CHASE2 domain-containing protein: MTRSQLFGVLIGMTVVAFFTILRAQDPQLLRQARDVTFDEYQRIAPRRFEPMPVKIIDIDEASLRELGQWPWPRDRLAKLTNRLSEMGAAAIAFDVLFAEPDRLSPRTVVRDVGGVDPSFLAALPDNDEIFAEAIRDKPVVLGFGLTNEGSYLPPVKAGFALTGESANEAPPRLRAATPLRPQLEANAAGLGHISLNPGSSSAVVRTAPLFLSDGQQFYPSLAMEALRVAQGASTYVLAAAPDVANTLTAVKIGDFVVPLMSTGEVWLYVTPDTTERYISARRILADGEPSPDIRAGIEGSIVFIGTSAAGLQDVRTTALGQNVPGVSIHAQIVEQILSGRYLSRPDWANGLEILSIALAGTLLVLLTTFVSPVVALVCGLAVTVLALVASWIAFYYGGRLFDPLAPILAASITHFAATAYRFLVTDRERREVRQAFGRYLSPSLLYRIEHTRNALSLGGDDRELTVMFVDVRSFTEMSERMTPTEVVAFLNTLLDALSRHVLANEGTLDKFIGDSIMAFWNAPVDVANHPQKAVRAALGMRETLARLNADNAFGFGADQEVRIGIGIHTGLACVGNMGAETRFNYSAVGDTVNIAARIEAACKDVNIDILVSEATAQALPDHAMLDAGSLALKGKTTRTRVYAVAGDENLAASPAFADLRSLHDRLVAALGARTQTSRSIVNAAKLKAAALTPALAGFYARIGRRADHFAQATDENTKRPAE, encoded by the coding sequence ATGACACGATCGCAACTGTTCGGGGTTCTGATCGGCATGACGGTGGTGGCGTTCTTCACCATTCTGCGCGCCCAGGATCCGCAGTTGCTGCGCCAGGCGCGCGACGTCACCTTCGACGAATACCAGCGCATTGCGCCGCGCCGCTTCGAGCCCATGCCGGTCAAGATTATCGACATCGATGAGGCGTCGCTGCGCGAGCTCGGCCAATGGCCCTGGCCGCGCGACCGACTGGCGAAGCTGACCAACCGCTTGAGCGAGATGGGGGCCGCCGCAATCGCCTTCGACGTGCTCTTTGCCGAGCCGGACAGATTGTCGCCGCGCACCGTCGTGCGCGATGTCGGTGGCGTCGATCCCTCTTTCCTTGCCGCGCTACCGGACAATGACGAGATCTTCGCCGAGGCGATCCGCGACAAGCCCGTGGTACTCGGCTTCGGCCTGACCAACGAAGGCAGCTACCTGCCCCCGGTCAAGGCCGGCTTTGCCCTGACCGGCGAAAGCGCCAACGAAGCGCCGCCCCGCCTGCGCGCCGCCACACCGCTGAGACCCCAGCTCGAAGCCAATGCCGCCGGCCTCGGCCATATCAGCCTCAATCCCGGCTCGTCCTCGGCGGTTGTGCGCACCGCGCCGTTGTTCCTGAGCGACGGCCAGCAGTTCTATCCGAGCCTGGCCATGGAGGCCCTGCGGGTGGCACAGGGGGCTTCGACCTATGTGCTGGCCGCCGCACCCGACGTCGCCAACACGCTGACGGCGGTCAAGATCGGCGACTTCGTCGTGCCGCTGATGTCGACCGGCGAGGTCTGGCTCTATGTGACGCCGGACACGACGGAGCGCTATATCTCCGCCCGCCGCATTCTTGCCGATGGCGAACCATCGCCGGATATCCGCGCCGGCATCGAAGGCAGCATCGTCTTCATCGGCACTTCGGCGGCCGGCCTGCAGGATGTGCGCACCACCGCTCTCGGCCAGAACGTGCCTGGTGTTTCAATCCACGCGCAGATCGTCGAGCAGATCCTGTCGGGCCGCTATCTTTCGCGCCCGGATTGGGCGAACGGCCTCGAAATTCTCTCGATCGCGCTCGCCGGAACGCTGCTGGTGCTGCTCACCACCTTCGTCAGCCCGGTGGTCGCGCTCGTCTGCGGCCTGGCGGTGACGGTGCTGGCGCTCGTCGCCTCCTGGATCGCCTTCTATTATGGCGGACGGCTTTTCGATCCGCTGGCGCCTATCCTCGCCGCCTCGATCACCCATTTCGCGGCCACCGCCTATCGCTTCCTCGTGACCGACCGCGAACGGCGCGAGGTGCGGCAGGCCTTCGGCCGCTATCTCTCGCCGTCGCTGCTCTACCGCATCGAGCATACGCGCAATGCCCTCAGCCTCGGCGGCGACGATCGCGAACTGACCGTGATGTTCGTCGACGTGCGCAGCTTCACCGAGATGAGCGAGCGCATGACGCCGACCGAGGTTGTCGCCTTTCTCAATACGCTGCTCGATGCGCTGAGCCGGCATGTGCTGGCCAACGAGGGCACGCTCGACAAGTTCATCGGCGATTCGATCATGGCCTTCTGGAATGCCCCGGTCGACGTCGCCAACCATCCGCAAAAGGCGGTGCGAGCGGCGCTTGGCATGCGCGAGACGCTGGCGAGGCTCAATGCCGACAATGCGTTCGGCTTCGGCGCCGACCAGGAGGTGCGCATCGGCATCGGGATCCATACCGGGCTCGCCTGCGTCGGCAACATGGGCGCCGAGACGCGGTTCAACTATTCCGCCGTCGGCGACACCGTGAACATCGCCGCACGCATCGAAGCGGCTTGCAAGGACGTCAACATCGACATTCTGGTGTCCGAGGCGACCGCCCAGGCTCTGCCGGACCATGCCATGCTCGACGCCGGCTCCCTCGCGCTCAAGGGCAAGACGACGCGAACACGGGTCTATGCCGTCGCCGGCGACGAAAACCTCGCGGCCTCGCCCGCCTTCGCGGATCTGCGTAGCCTGCACGATCGGCTGGTCGCCGCACTCGGCGCCCGCACGCAGACAAGCCGCAGCATCGTCAACGCCGCCAAGCTGAAGGCGGCGGCACTGACGCCGGCGCTCGCCGGCTTCTATGCCCGGATCGGCCGCCGCGCCGACCACTTCGCCCAAGCGACCGACGAGAACACCAAGCGTCCAGCCGAATGA
- a CDS encoding FecR domain-containing protein: MFCLRGAVFVLCAAVLGPASLFAAEPVGKAVEIRTAVSGARGAIAVRDPVYRDERISTSKSGLGQFVFEDGTKLAVGWGSSVVIDKFVYDDKKSVKKLTIMAAKGTFRWISGKSGHSAYEIVTPAGTIGVRGTAFDFFVAPDGTTAVVLLSGAADFCGAGGCRQLTQRCDCVVAKPGRRATAPTRVSRTTLKALGNAQALPFLSGGQRLTGALGWVGGGCGLRAAQFEGTTRTVPEQPARVEEKPREQKPPPEEKPRDPGPQPENPGDPGPQPHNPGDPGPQPNNPGDPGPQTEQPGDPGPGNDAPGDPGPQTGGGGDQPSQDQGSQQQHEGESHD; the protein is encoded by the coding sequence ATGTTCTGCTTGCGTGGTGCCGTATTCGTGCTTTGTGCCGCGGTCCTTGGTCCGGCATCGCTGTTTGCCGCCGAACCGGTGGGCAAGGCGGTGGAGATCCGGACGGCCGTCAGCGGTGCGCGCGGCGCGATTGCGGTGAGGGACCCTGTCTACCGGGACGAACGGATCTCGACGTCGAAATCCGGACTCGGGCAGTTTGTCTTCGAGGATGGCACCAAGCTGGCCGTCGGCTGGGGTTCTTCCGTTGTCATCGACAAGTTCGTTTATGACGACAAGAAGTCGGTGAAGAAGCTCACCATCATGGCCGCCAAGGGCACGTTCCGCTGGATCAGCGGCAAATCCGGCCACTCCGCCTATGAGATCGTCACGCCGGCCGGCACCATCGGCGTGCGCGGCACCGCCTTCGATTTCTTCGTCGCCCCGGATGGCACAACTGCCGTGGTGCTGCTCAGCGGTGCTGCCGATTTCTGCGGTGCCGGCGGCTGCCGGCAGCTGACGCAGCGCTGCGACTGCGTCGTCGCCAAGCCCGGCCGTCGCGCCACCGCACCGACGCGGGTCAGCCGCACGACGCTCAAGGCGCTCGGCAATGCGCAGGCGCTGCCGTTTCTCTCTGGCGGGCAACGCCTGACCGGCGCGCTCGGTTGGGTAGGGGGCGGCTGCGGCCTGCGCGCGGCCCAGTTCGAGGGCACCACCCGCACCGTCCCGGAGCAGCCGGCGCGCGTTGAAGAAAAGCCGCGCGAACAGAAACCGCCGCCGGAAGAAAAGCCCCGGGATCCGGGCCCGCAGCCGGAGAACCCGGGCGATCCCGGACCGCAGCCGCATAATCCGGGCGATCCGGGGCCGCAGCCGAACAACCCGGGCGACCCCGGTCCGCAAACCGAGCAGCCCGGCGACCCCGGTCCAGGCAACGACGCCCCCGGCGATCCGGGACCGCAAACGGGCGGTGGCGGTGACCAACCGAGCCAGGACCAGGGATCGCAGCAGCAGCACGAGGGCGAAAGCCACGATTGA